From Vagococcus jeotgali, one genomic window encodes:
- the rpsR gene encoding 30S ribosomal protein S18: MAAQQRRGGRRRRKVCYFTANHIDHIDYKDVELLKRFISERGKILPRRVTGTSAKYQRKLTIAIKRARIMGLLPFVGEE, translated from the coding sequence ATGGCAGCTCAACAAAGAAGAGGCGGACGTCGCCGTCGTAAAGTATGTTACTTTACAGCTAACCACATCGACCATATCGATTATAAAGATGTTGAATTATTAAAACGTTTCATTTCTGAACGTGGTAAAATTTTACCTCGTCGTGTTACAGGAACAAGCGCTAAATATCAACGTAAATTAACGATTGCAATTAAACGTGCAAGAATTATGGGATTATTACCATTCGTTGGTGAAGAATAG
- the ssb gene encoding single-stranded DNA-binding protein — MINNVVLVGRLTRDPDLRYTSNGSAVATFTLAVNRNFTNQSGEREADFVNCVIWRKSAETLANYAKKGTLLGVTGRIQTRNYENQQGQKVYVTEVVCENFQLLESRNASEQRSQQSAGGFNDFSQQGQQTQQQSSFGKSQNQGNSMPNFDRDSDPFGGSEQIDISDDDLPF; from the coding sequence ATGATTAATAATGTTGTATTAGTTGGTAGACTTACTAGAGACCCAGATTTGAGATATACCTCAAATGGTTCAGCCGTGGCTACATTTACGTTAGCTGTTAATCGTAACTTTACGAATCAAAGTGGAGAACGAGAAGCAGATTTTGTTAATTGTGTTATTTGGAGAAAATCTGCTGAAACTTTAGCTAATTATGCTAAAAAAGGTACTCTTTTGGGAGTAACTGGAAGAATCCAAACTAGAAACTATGAGAATCAACAAGGTCAAAAAGTATATGTTACTGAAGTCGTTTGCGAGAATTTCCAATTATTAGAATCAAGAAATGCTTCTGAGCAAAGAAGTCAGCAATCTGCTGGTGGATTCAATGATTTTTCTCAACAAGGGCAACAAACACAACAGCAATCATCCTTTGGGAAATCTCAAAACCAAGGTAATAGCATGCCGAATTTCGATCGTGATAGTGATCCATTTGGTGGATCTGAACAGATAGATATTTCGGATGACGATTTACCATTCTAA
- the rpsF gene encoding 30S ribosomal protein S6, which translates to MSQVSNYEIMYIIRPNIDDEAKTALVDRFNTILTENGAEVLESKQWEKRRLAYEIQNYREGIYHIVKVSAENADAINEFDRLAKINDDMLRHMIVKEEA; encoded by the coding sequence ATGAGCCAGGTATCAAATTATGAAATCATGTATATAATTCGTCCTAACATTGATGATGAAGCAAAAACTGCTTTAGTAGATCGCTTTAATACAATCTTGACAGAAAACGGAGCTGAAGTTTTGGAATCTAAACAATGGGAAAAACGTCGTTTAGCCTATGAAATCCAAAATTACCGCGAAGGAATCTATCATATCGTTAAAGTTTCTGCTGAAAATGCTGATGCAATCAATGAGTTTGATCGTTTAGCTAAGATCAATGATGACATGTTACGTCACATGATCGTTAAAGAAGAAGCATAA
- the gyrA gene encoding DNA gyrase subunit A, producing the protein MSEEIKENIQDINLTQEMEESFIDYAMSVIVSRALPDVRDGLKPVHRRILYGMNEMGVTPDKAHKKSARIVGDVMGKYHPHGDNAIYESMVRMAQPFSYRYMLVDGHGNFGSVDGDGAAAMRYTEARMSKIAAEMLRDINKDTVNFQKNYDETEREPEVLPARFPNLLVNGTTGIAVGMATNIPPHNLNEVIDAIKLLMDNAEVTTNELMEALPGPDFPTGGLVMGKSGIRKAYDTGKGSIIVRAKVDIEEKKNGRERIIVTELPYMVNKAKLVERIAELHREKRIEGITDLRDESSREGMRIVIEIRRDMSVSVVLNNLYKLTSLQTSFGFNMLAIVKGVPKVLGLKPILEYYIEHQEEVIVRRTEFDKNKAEARAHILEGLRIALDHIDEIIKTIRSSDSDDIAKTTLIERFNLSDRQSQAILDMRLRRLTGLEREKIEAEYQNLLIFIADLKDILANPDRVLEIIRTELDEIQQKYGDDRRTELLVGEVLSLEDEDLIEEEDIVITLTHNGYIKRLPSTEFRTQNRGGRGVQGMGVHDDDFVENLVSCSTHDTLLFFTDTGKVYRAKGYEIPEYGRTAKGIPIINLLGIDSSEKIEAIISVEGKADSNQYLFFTTKLGTVKRTSVSEFSNIRTNGLKAIGLKDDDSLINVALTDGHENIIIGTHQGYSVTFNEERVRFMGRTAAGVRGIRLREDDYVIGMDILRDDTEVLVITEKGYGKRTSSAEYPVKGRGGKGIKTVNITEKNGNLAGLTIVDGTEDIMLVTNKGVIIRFELSTVSQTGRATQGVRLIRLEENALVSTMATIEAEKEVEEIEFVESEEIKES; encoded by the coding sequence TTGTCTGAAGAGATTAAAGAGAATATTCAAGATATTAATTTAACGCAAGAAATGGAAGAATCATTTATCGATTATGCCATGAGTGTTATCGTATCTCGTGCCTTACCTGATGTGAGAGATGGATTAAAGCCTGTTCATCGTCGTATTCTTTATGGTATGAATGAAATGGGTGTCACACCAGATAAAGCACATAAAAAATCAGCACGTATTGTTGGGGATGTTATGGGTAAGTATCACCCTCATGGTGACAATGCGATTTATGAATCAATGGTTCGTATGGCACAGCCCTTTAGTTACCGTTATATGCTTGTAGATGGGCATGGTAACTTTGGTTCTGTTGATGGTGACGGGGCTGCGGCTATGCGTTATACAGAGGCTCGTATGAGCAAAATTGCAGCAGAGATGTTGCGTGATATTAATAAAGATACAGTGAATTTTCAAAAGAATTATGATGAAACAGAAAGAGAACCAGAAGTACTTCCTGCAAGATTTCCTAACCTTTTAGTCAATGGAACGACAGGTATTGCTGTTGGTATGGCAACAAATATTCCTCCTCATAATTTAAATGAAGTAATTGATGCGATTAAATTATTAATGGACAACGCAGAGGTAACAACAAATGAGTTAATGGAAGCTCTACCAGGACCAGATTTTCCAACAGGTGGTCTGGTTATGGGTAAATCTGGTATTCGTAAAGCTTATGATACTGGAAAAGGTTCTATTATTGTTCGAGCAAAAGTAGACATCGAAGAGAAGAAAAATGGTCGTGAACGTATTATTGTGACAGAATTGCCTTACATGGTAAATAAAGCGAAATTAGTTGAGCGTATTGCAGAATTACATCGTGAGAAGCGGATTGAAGGTATTACTGATTTAAGAGATGAGTCTTCTAGAGAAGGTATGCGTATTGTGATTGAAATTAGACGTGATATGAGTGTCTCAGTTGTTTTAAATAATTTATATAAACTAACATCACTACAAACAAGTTTTGGTTTTAATATGCTTGCTATTGTTAAAGGTGTACCTAAAGTATTAGGTTTAAAACCTATTTTAGAGTATTACATTGAGCATCAAGAAGAAGTTATTGTAAGACGAACAGAATTTGATAAAAACAAAGCAGAAGCTCGTGCTCACATTTTAGAAGGTCTACGTATTGCCTTAGATCATATTGATGAGATTATTAAAACTATTCGCTCATCTGATTCAGATGACATTGCTAAAACAACCTTGATTGAACGTTTCAATTTATCAGATAGACAATCTCAAGCGATTTTAGATATGAGATTACGTCGTTTAACAGGTTTAGAACGTGAAAAAATTGAAGCAGAATATCAAAATTTATTAATCTTTATTGCCGATTTAAAAGACATATTAGCTAATCCTGATCGTGTATTAGAAATTATTAGAACAGAATTAGATGAGATTCAACAAAAATATGGAGATGATCGTCGTACAGAGTTATTAGTGGGAGAAGTATTAAGTCTTGAAGATGAAGATCTAATAGAAGAAGAGGATATTGTTATTACTTTAACCCATAATGGCTATATTAAACGCCTACCAAGTACAGAATTCCGAACACAAAATCGTGGTGGACGTGGAGTTCAAGGGATGGGAGTTCATGATGATGATTTTGTAGAAAATCTAGTATCATGCTCAACTCATGATACCTTATTATTCTTTACAGATACTGGTAAAGTATATCGTGCTAAAGGTTATGAAATACCAGAATATGGTCGCACTGCCAAAGGAATTCCTATTATTAATTTATTAGGGATTGATTCATCAGAGAAAATTGAAGCGATTATTAGTGTTGAGGGAAAAGCTGATTCTAATCAGTATCTATTCTTTACAACCAAACTTGGTACAGTGAAACGTACTTCAGTGTCAGAATTTTCTAATATTAGAACTAATGGTTTAAAAGCAATTGGTTTAAAAGATGATGATTCACTAATTAATGTTGCCCTAACTGATGGTCATGAGAATATCATCATTGGTACCCATCAAGGTTATTCAGTAACGTTTAACGAAGAGCGAGTAAGATTTATGGGAAGAACAGCAGCAGGAGTTCGAGGTATTCGTTTAAGAGAAGATGATTACGTTATTGGCATGGACATATTAAGAGATGACACAGAGGTACTTGTTATCACTGAAAAAGGTTATGGTAAACGAACATCATCTGCTGAGTATCCTGTAAAGGGTCGTGGTGGTAAAGGTATTAAGACGGTTAATATTACCGAAAAGAATGGAAATCTAGCTGGACTAACTATTGTAGATGGCACAGAAGATATTATGTTAGTGACAAATAAAGGTGTGATTATTCGTTTTGAATTAAGTACCGTTTCACAAACAGGTCGTGCTACCCAAGGTGTGAGATTAATCCGTTTGGAAGAGAATGCTCTAGTATCTACCATGGCAACTATTGAGGCTGAAAAAGAAGTTGAAGAGATTGAATTTGTTGAATCTGAAGAAATAAAAGAGTCATAA
- the gyrB gene encoding DNA topoisomerase (ATP-hydrolyzing) subunit B has product MKEELNQHEYDASQIQVLEGLEAVRKRPGMYIGSTGPQGLHHLVWEIVDNSIDEALAGHCTEINVIIEEDNSITVIDNGRGIPVGIQEKTGRPAVETVFTVLHAGGKFGGGGYKVSGGLHGVGSSVVNALSEKLQVKVLKDGKVHFQEFERGVVVDDLTIIGETDQRGTIVNFKPDSDIFKETTVFEYDKLASRIRELAFLNRDLKISIEDRRVEPHKKEAFHYAGGIKSYVEYLNKNKTVLFEEPIYTEGEQQDITVEVALQYTDGYHTNLLSFANNIHTYEGGTHEFGFRTALTRVINDYAKRQKILKENDENLSGDDVREGMTAVISIKHPEPQFEGQTKTKLGNSEVRTVTDRLFSEAFNKFLLENPDVAKRIVEKGILASKARLAAKRAREVTRRKGALEISSLPGKLADCSSRDPEKSELYIVEGDSAGGSAKTGRDRKTQAILPIRGKILNVEKASMEKILANQEIRSLFTAMGTGFGEDFDVSKARYHKLIIMTDADVDGAHIRTLLLTLFYRYMRPVVEAGYVYIAQPPLYGVKQGKNITYIQPGKDADKRLVEAIEALPATPKPNIQRYKGLGEMDDHQLWDTTMDPEKRTMLRVSVEDAIKADAVFEMLMGDKVEPRREFIEANAHYVKNLDI; this is encoded by the coding sequence ATGAAGGAAGAACTTAATCAACATGAATATGATGCTAGTCAAATTCAAGTATTAGAAGGATTAGAAGCTGTTAGAAAACGTCCAGGAATGTATATAGGTTCTACTGGTCCTCAAGGATTGCATCATTTAGTATGGGAGATTGTTGATAACTCTATAGATGAAGCCCTAGCTGGTCATTGTACTGAAATCAATGTCATTATTGAAGAGGATAATAGTATTACCGTCATTGATAATGGGCGTGGTATTCCAGTAGGTATTCAAGAAAAAACTGGTCGACCAGCTGTTGAAACGGTATTCACGGTACTACATGCTGGAGGTAAGTTTGGAGGCGGAGGATACAAGGTATCAGGTGGTCTTCACGGTGTAGGTTCCTCCGTTGTAAATGCTTTGTCAGAAAAATTACAAGTCAAAGTACTAAAAGACGGTAAAGTTCATTTCCAAGAATTTGAACGTGGTGTCGTTGTTGATGATTTGACGATTATCGGTGAAACTGACCAGCGTGGTACTATCGTTAATTTTAAACCAGATAGTGATATTTTTAAAGAAACGACTGTTTTTGAATATGATAAATTAGCTTCTAGAATACGAGAATTAGCATTTCTAAACCGTGATTTAAAAATCAGTATTGAAGATAGACGTGTAGAACCACATAAAAAAGAAGCATTTCATTATGCTGGTGGGATTAAAAGCTATGTTGAGTATTTAAATAAAAATAAAACAGTTTTATTTGAAGAACCAATTTATACAGAAGGAGAACAACAAGATATTACTGTAGAAGTTGCCTTGCAATATACAGATGGCTACCATACTAATTTATTAAGCTTTGCTAATAACATTCATACATATGAAGGTGGAACGCATGAATTTGGGTTTAGAACAGCTTTAACACGTGTGATTAATGACTATGCTAAGCGTCAAAAAATTCTTAAAGAAAATGATGAGAATTTAAGTGGGGATGATGTTAGAGAAGGAATGACTGCTGTTATTTCAATTAAGCATCCGGAACCACAATTTGAAGGACAAACGAAAACAAAGCTGGGTAATTCAGAAGTTAGAACAGTTACAGATCGTTTATTCTCTGAGGCTTTTAATAAATTTTTATTAGAAAATCCAGATGTAGCCAAACGAATTGTTGAAAAAGGAATATTAGCTTCTAAAGCTAGACTAGCTGCAAAACGTGCTCGTGAAGTAACTCGTCGTAAAGGTGCTTTAGAGATTAGTAGCTTACCTGGTAAATTAGCTGATTGTTCAAGTCGTGACCCTGAGAAAAGTGAGCTATACATTGTCGAGGGTGACTCGGCCGGTGGTTCTGCTAAAACTGGGCGTGATCGTAAAACTCAAGCGATTTTACCAATTAGAGGTAAGATTTTAAATGTTGAAAAAGCAAGCATGGAAAAAATATTAGCTAACCAAGAAATCAGATCATTATTTACTGCTATGGGTACTGGATTTGGTGAAGATTTTGACGTATCAAAAGCACGTTACCATAAATTGATTATTATGACTGATGCTGATGTAGATGGGGCACATATTAGAACTCTTTTATTAACATTATTTTACCGATATATGCGTCCAGTTGTGGAGGCAGGCTATGTTTATATCGCTCAACCACCATTGTATGGTGTGAAGCAAGGGAAAAATATTACTTATATTCAACCTGGAAAAGATGCTGATAAACGTTTAGTAGAAGCTATTGAAGCACTACCTGCAACACCAAAACCTAATATTCAACGATACAAAGGTTTAGGGGAGATGGATGATCACCAACTATGGGATACAACGATGGATCCGGAAAAAAGAACTATGTTACGTGTGAGTGTTGAGGATGCTATCAAAGCTGATGCTGTGTTTGAGATGTTGATGGGTGATAAAGTAGAACCAAGACGTGAATTTATTGAAGCAAATGCTCATTATGTTAAAAATTTAGATATTTAA
- the recF gene encoding DNA replication/repair protein RecF (All proteins in this family for which functions are known are DNA-binding proteins that assist the filamentation of RecA onto DNA for the initiation of recombination or recombinational repair.): MQLNEITLTNYRNYTQLSLDFSPKLNVFVGDNAQGKTNLLESIYVLSLTKSHRSNHEKEIIAWNQDFARIKGLVGKKNSNIELTMIVSSKGKKTKVNGLEQSKLSQYIGHLNVILFAPEDLSLVKGSPQNRRKFLDMEIGQINPKYLYYLSKYQTVLKQRNQYLKKMAFQKKHDPLYLDVLNEQLATSGSVVLKQRLYFVQLLEKWANEIHQKISFGKENLAILYKSQMSLTSELSESDIYKLLLHDLKQAEDKDLNQLTTTVGPHRDDLVFMVNEQNVQTYGSQGQQRTTALSVKLAEIELINEELGEYPILLLDDVLSELDDDRQVQLMEFIDNKLQTFLTTTSVGHLEDKLKIKPKIFYISNGEVERISDDIDR; the protein is encoded by the coding sequence ATGCAATTAAATGAGATTACCTTAACTAATTATCGTAATTATACGCAGCTATCTTTAGATTTTTCACCTAAATTAAATGTTTTTGTCGGTGATAATGCTCAAGGAAAAACTAATTTATTAGAAAGTATTTATGTCTTGTCATTAACAAAAAGTCACCGAAGTAATCATGAAAAAGAAATAATCGCTTGGAATCAAGATTTTGCTAGAATTAAAGGATTAGTTGGTAAAAAAAATAGCAATATAGAGCTGACGATGATTGTTTCTAGTAAGGGAAAAAAAACTAAAGTTAACGGATTAGAACAATCTAAGCTTAGTCAATATATAGGTCATTTAAACGTCATTTTATTTGCTCCAGAGGATTTATCTTTAGTTAAAGGATCTCCTCAAAATAGACGTAAGTTTCTTGATATGGAAATCGGACAAATTAATCCCAAATACTTATATTATCTAAGTAAATATCAAACAGTATTGAAACAAAGAAATCAATATTTGAAAAAGATGGCTTTTCAAAAAAAACATGATCCCCTATATTTAGACGTTTTAAATGAGCAATTGGCAACTTCAGGAAGTGTTGTATTAAAACAACGGTTATACTTTGTTCAGTTACTTGAAAAGTGGGCTAATGAAATTCATCAAAAAATATCATTTGGTAAAGAAAATTTAGCTATTCTTTATAAGTCGCAAATGAGTTTAACTTCTGAGTTAAGTGAATCTGATATTTATAAGCTTTTATTACATGACTTGAAACAAGCAGAAGATAAGGATCTAAACCAACTAACAACGACCGTCGGACCTCATCGTGATGATTTGGTTTTTATGGTAAATGAACAAAATGTTCAGACATATGGCTCTCAAGGCCAACAACGAACAACTGCTTTAAGTGTTAAATTAGCAGAAATAGAATTAATCAATGAAGAATTGGGTGAATACCCAATTCTTTTATTAGATGACGTCTTAAGTGAATTAGATGATGATAGACAAGTCCAACTAATGGAGTTTATTGACAATAAACTTCAAACATTTTTAACTACAACAAGTGTGGGACATCTAGAAGATAAGTTGAAGATAAAGCCCAAGATATTTTATATATCAAATGGTGAAGTAGAAAGGATAAGTGATGATATTGACAGGTAA
- the yaaA gene encoding S4 domain-containing protein YaaA, with protein sequence MKETFLLNSEYITLGQFLKEITVISSGGMAKWYLQEHAVFVDGEPENRRGRKLYPTMMIEIPDVGTFFMEKMSLEDE encoded by the coding sequence ATGAAAGAAACATTTTTATTAAATTCAGAATATATTACTCTAGGTCAGTTTTTAAAAGAAATCACTGTAATATCAAGTGGTGGTATGGCTAAGTGGTATTTGCAAGAACATGCTGTTTTTGTCGATGGGGAGCCAGAAAATCGTAGGGGAAGAAAACTTTACCCTACTATGATGATTGAAATACCTGACGTAGGTACTTTTTTTATGGAAAAAATGTCTTTAGAAGATGAATAG